A window from Gallus gallus isolate bGalGal1 chromosome 5, bGalGal1.mat.broiler.GRCg7b, whole genome shotgun sequence encodes these proteins:
- the TMX1 gene encoding thioredoxin-related transmembrane protein 1, with amino-acid sequence MGKCPFLSRCPSFSLCRTLIHTSLCLMTTSHDKDGVLRKYQGARMKTGFINFIKDQEWKSTEPVSSWFHPSFYLLSSMPALFQMSVWIRHCHGYLTESIGMQVWGSYAMFLLATLFSGLILQLIMVFLADCLCASKKHRPAQYPYSNCFLPLSTYTRYIKPYQSWWPTPACLSWSRKLK; translated from the exons ATGGGGAAATGTCCCTTTCTGTCCAGGTGCCCTTCTTTTAGCCTGTGCCGTACTTTGATACACACAAGTTTGTGTTTGATGACCACCTCTCA CGATAAAGATGGAGTGCTTAGGAAATACCAGGGTGCCAGAATGAAAACTGGTTTCATAAATTTCATCAAAGACCAGGAATGGAAATCCACCGAACCAGTTTCATCATGGTTTCATCCTTCCTTCTACCT gTTGAGCAGTATGCCAGCTTTGTTTCAGATGTCAGTGTGGATCAGG CACTGCCATGGTTATTTAACAGAAAGCATTGGAATGCAGGTTTGGGGCTCATATGCTATGTTCTTGTTGGCAACTCTCTTCTCAGGACTGATACTGCAACTT ataATGGTGTTCTTAGCAGACTGCCTCTGTGCTTCCAAAAAACACAGGCCAGCGCAGTACCCTTATTCAA ACTGCTTCCTACCCTTGTCCACCTACACACGATATATCAAACCCTACCAGTCGTGGTGGCCAACACCAGCATGTTTATCTTGGAGTAGGAAGCTTAAATGA